In Ardenticatenales bacterium, a single genomic region encodes these proteins:
- a CDS encoding DUF4287 domain-containing protein, which produces MIDNLERKYGKTLAEWTRIARTVEPQKHGQIVKHLKAEHGIGHGYANLIAQETLRRVISDVPAEDDLVAAMFAGSKEKLRPIYARLLEAAQGFGADVEVAPKKTYVSLRRRKQFALVQPSTRTRVDLGLNLPATEPQGVLEAVGSFNAMCTHRIRLEGVEMVDETVLDWLRAAYEAAA; this is translated from the coding sequence ATGATTGACAACCTGGAGAGGAAGTATGGCAAAACGCTGGCGGAATGGACGCGGATTGCCCGGACCGTGGAGCCGCAAAAGCACGGCCAGATCGTCAAACATCTGAAAGCCGAACATGGCATTGGGCATGGCTATGCCAACCTGATCGCTCAGGAGACGCTGCGCCGCGTCATCAGCGACGTGCCCGCCGAAGACGACCTGGTGGCGGCCATGTTCGCGGGGAGCAAGGAGAAGCTGCGCCCTATTTATGCGCGTTTGCTGGAAGCCGCGCAGGGTTTTGGTGCCGACGTAGAAGTCGCGCCAAAGAAGACCTACGTCAGTCTGCGCCGCCGCAAGCAGTTTGCCCTGGTGCAACCATCCACGCGGACGCGCGTCGATCTGGGGTTGAATTTGCCGGCAACGGAACCACAGGGCGTCCTGGAAGCTGTCGGCTCCTTCAATGCCATGTGTACGCACCGTATTCGCCTGGAAGGCGTGGAGATGGTGGATGAAACGGTACTGGATTGGTTGCGCGCCGCCTATGAGGCCGCCGCGTGA
- a CDS encoding AEC family transporter translates to MTDILDVLTKNILPIFAVAGIGAILRRWMHLEKESLSRLVFYALGPCLVFSSLVNSQLSGSELTQLATFALVAALAMGALSLLAGRLLGFSRQERAAMVLVAMFPNSGNFGLTLNQLRYGDAGLTRAVVYFTVSTILVFTVGIFVASLGKLDGRTALRQVLKMPAFYAVLLALIVYGFHLPLPSFLARGIEIAGNGSIPVMLIVLGMQLADLKNLSGLRLALPAVTLRLIVAPVVATLVALFIGLQGTDYAVSIIQASLPTAVVTTIIATEFDVQPAGVTTAVVLSTLLSVITVTLAITLLGL, encoded by the coding sequence GTGACCGACATTCTTGACGTGCTTACCAAGAATATCTTGCCAATTTTCGCTGTTGCCGGCATTGGCGCGATCCTGCGCCGTTGGATGCACCTGGAAAAAGAATCCCTCTCTCGGCTCGTTTTCTACGCCCTGGGACCCTGCCTCGTCTTTAGCTCCCTCGTCAATTCGCAGTTATCCGGCAGCGAACTAACCCAACTGGCGACCTTCGCTTTGGTGGCGGCGCTGGCCATGGGTGCGCTCAGCCTGCTGGCGGGGCGACTGCTCGGCTTCTCCCGCCAGGAGCGGGCGGCGATGGTGCTGGTGGCGATGTTCCCCAACAGCGGCAACTTCGGCCTGACGTTGAATCAACTGCGATACGGCGACGCGGGGCTGACGCGGGCGGTGGTGTATTTTACGGTGAGTACGATTCTGGTGTTCACGGTGGGGATTTTCGTGGCGTCGTTGGGGAAGTTGGATGGTCGGACGGCGCTGCGACAGGTGTTGAAAATGCCGGCATTCTACGCCGTCCTCCTCGCCCTCATTGTATATGGATTTCACCTGCCTTTGCCTTCCTTTCTGGCGCGGGGGATAGAAATTGCCGGCAACGGCTCCATCCCCGTCATGCTCATCGTCCTCGGCATGCAACTGGCCGACCTCAAAAACCTTAGCGGCCTGCGCCTCGCCCTCCCCGCCGTCACCCTGCGCCTGATCGTCGCCCCCGTCGTCGCCACCCTCGTCGCCCTCTTCATCGGACTGCAAGGCACCGACTACGCCGTTTCCATCATCCAGGCCAGCCTGCCCACCGCCGTGGTCACCACCATCATCGCCACCGAATTTGACGTACAGCCCGCCGGCGTCACCACCGCCGTCGTCCTCAGCACCCTCCTCAGCGTGATCACAGTCACGCTGGCAATAACTCTATTAGGCCTGTAA
- a CDS encoding alpha/beta hydrolase: MMSRKQNGIVKTLLGWPLLLAGGWMAYSKWFVDHNAFLPNAIPEAEWELLQSENAGKLNIYHRSHPQGRPLLLIHSVNAAASAYEMGPLFRHYVGLRPVYALDLPGYGFSDRAPRAYTPALFQHAIIDVLHQIGAPADVVALSLGCEFAAAAALARPELFHSLVCISPSGLNAQNTGRATQQASMRGSSDRLYQFLAFPLWARPLFDLIASRRSIRFFLRQSFVDDITPGFVDYAYATSHQPGAEHAPLAFLSGKLFTQDVCGQVYEKLDTPALIIYDEDAYSRFDRLPELLQRNPRWRATRIVPSRGLPHFEKLSETVGALDHFWEGLGDEA, translated from the coding sequence ATGATGTCTCGCAAACAGAATGGAATTGTTAAAACTTTACTGGGTTGGCCGCTGCTGCTGGCCGGCGGTTGGATGGCCTACAGCAAGTGGTTTGTTGATCACAATGCGTTTCTGCCGAATGCGATCCCGGAGGCGGAATGGGAATTGTTGCAGAGCGAAAATGCCGGCAAACTCAACATCTACCACCGCTCCCATCCCCAGGGCCGCCCCTTACTCCTCATCCACAGCGTCAACGCCGCCGCCAGCGCCTACGAAATGGGACCCCTCTTCCGCCATTACGTCGGCCTGCGCCCCGTCTACGCCCTGGACCTCCCCGGTTACGGCTTCTCCGACCGCGCCCCCCGTGCCTACACGCCCGCCCTCTTCCAACACGCCATCATTGACGTCTTGCACCAGATCGGCGCGCCCGCCGACGTCGTAGCGTTGTCATTGGGCTGCGAGTTTGCCGCCGCCGCCGCCCTGGCGCGCCCGGAACTGTTCCACTCCCTCGTCTGCATCTCCCCGTCTGGCCTGAACGCCCAGAACACAGGGCGCGCCACGCAGCAGGCAAGTATGCGCGGCAGCAGCGACCGGCTGTATCAGTTTCTCGCCTTTCCCTTGTGGGCGCGCCCCCTCTTTGACCTGATTGCCAGCCGCCGCAGCATACGCTTCTTCCTGCGGCAGAGCTTCGTGGACGACATCACGCCCGGCTTCGTGGACTACGCCTACGCCACGTCCCACCAGCCCGGCGCGGAACACGCCCCGCTCGCCTTCCTCAGCGGCAAACTTTTCACCCAGGACGTTTGTGGTCAGGTTTACGAAAAGTTGGACACGCCCGCCCTGATCATCTACGACGAGGACGCCTATTCCCGCTTTGACCGCCTGCCAGAACTGCTACAGCGTAACCCCCGTTGGCGCGCCACCCGCATCGTTCCCAGCCGCGGTCTGCCTCACTTCGAGAAACTCTCCGAAACCGTCGGCGCGCTGGACCACTTTTGGGAAGGATTGGGCGATGAGGCGTAG
- a CDS encoding ABC transporter ATP-binding protein, protein MLMIERVTKAYEGEVVLREVSLSVAAGEVTVLLGPSGCGKTTLLRIVAGLEKGDGGRVLWDGVDLAAVPPFRRNFGFVFQEYALFPHKNVAENVAFGLRMAGWDAARVAVRVRQALTWVGLADLGARQVQALSGGEQQRVALARSLAPAPRLLLLDEPLGALDRALRERLLTELRPILLQAGREMGYDAGITALYVTHDQSEAFALADTIVLLNAGRVEQQATPQTLYHHPATPFVARFLGMSNLLAGRTLSLDPARVQTTLGEFRVANRGGRHRENVTLLIRPEAAAPGDTGVNVITGFLHDVSFRGRFCLIIVQVGETRLHFELDATAPLPPVGQVVTLSLRPEMLQMID, encoded by the coding sequence ATGTTGATGATTGAGCGGGTGACGAAGGCGTATGAGGGGGAGGTGGTGCTGCGGGAGGTGTCTTTGAGTGTGGCGGCAGGGGAGGTGACGGTCCTGTTGGGGCCGAGTGGCTGCGGCAAGACGACGCTGTTGCGGATTGTGGCCGGTTTGGAGAAGGGGGATGGGGGGCGGGTGTTGTGGGATGGGGTGGATTTGGCGGCTGTACCTCCTTTCCGGCGGAATTTTGGTTTTGTTTTTCAGGAATATGCTTTGTTTCCGCACAAGAACGTGGCGGAGAATGTGGCTTTTGGCTTGCGGATGGCGGGTTGGGACGCGGCGCGTGTGGCGGTGCGGGTGCGGCAGGCGTTGACGTGGGTGGGGCTGGCGGATTTGGGGGCGCGGCAGGTGCAGGCGTTGTCGGGTGGGGAACAGCAGCGCGTGGCGCTGGCTCGTTCGCTGGCTCCGGCGCCCCGTTTGCTGTTGCTGGATGAGCCGCTGGGGGCGCTGGATCGGGCGCTGCGGGAGCGGTTGTTGACGGAGTTGCGCCCGATTTTGTTGCAGGCGGGGCGGGAGATGGGGTATGATGCCGGCATCACCGCCCTCTACGTCACCCACGACCAATCCGAAGCCTTCGCCCTCGCCGACACCATCGTTCTTCTCAACGCCGGCCGCGTCGAACAGCAAGCCACCCCGCAAACCCTTTACCATCACCCGGCTACCCCTTTTGTCGCCCGCTTCCTGGGCATGAGCAACCTGCTGGCCGGGCGCACGTTATCCCTGGACCCCGCGCGGGTGCAGACGACGCTCGGCGAATTTCGTGTAGCCAATAGAGGGGGGCGGCATAGGGAAAATGTGACCCTGTTAATCCGGCCCGAAGCGGCTGCGCCAGGGGATACGGGCGTCAACGTCATCACCGGGTTTTTGCATGATGTTTCTTTTCGAGGACGCTTTTGCCTCATCATCGTGCAAGTGGGGGAAACGCGGCTGCACTTTGAACTGGACGCCACTGCCCCGCTGCCGCCCGTGGGTCAAGTCGTGACCCTTTCCCTGCGTCCGGAAATGCTGCAAATGATCGATTGA
- a CDS encoding tetratricopeptide repeat protein, whose protein sequence is MTNKKHSRKNVRRKHVAGRLHTGESFEVHFRRGTELLMQGNHDEAVASLEQAYELDQAHSQAALNLSGAYILTKQFKRAVAVLERLSQREPDNPVVWQNLGAAYLGNPILATDNMQQQAIDAFRRALDLNPAAPNVAYNLGLVHRDRREYGEATFWFRRAVQTNPNDDDARQLLARVRVLWVEEEE, encoded by the coding sequence ATGACAAATAAGAAGCATTCCCGAAAAAATGTCAGGCGGAAGCACGTCGCTGGACGGCTGCATACGGGTGAGTCGTTTGAGGTGCATTTTCGCCGGGGTACGGAACTGCTGATGCAGGGGAACCATGATGAGGCTGTGGCTTCGCTGGAGCAGGCGTATGAGCTGGATCAGGCCCATTCGCAAGCGGCCCTCAATCTCAGCGGCGCGTATATTCTGACAAAGCAGTTTAAGCGGGCGGTGGCCGTGTTGGAACGGCTGAGTCAGCGCGAACCGGATAATCCGGTCGTCTGGCAGAATTTGGGTGCGGCCTACCTGGGCAACCCCATTTTGGCGACCGACAACATGCAGCAGCAGGCGATTGACGCTTTCCGGCGGGCGCTGGACCTCAACCCCGCCGCGCCGAACGTGGCCTACAATTTAGGGCTGGTTCATCGGGATCGTCGGGAGTATGGTGAGGCGACGTTCTGGTTCCGCCGCGCCGTGCAGACGAATCCGAACGATGATGACGCGCGGCAGTTGCTGGCGCGTGTGCGGGTGTTGTGGGTGGAAGAGGAGGAGTAG
- a CDS encoding HEAT repeat domain-containing protein, with the protein MNRKTPFADVMHALMSDPAMQTRYLYRLSDMEHEEMLAFQAMWPAFPVGRRSLIAHHLNQIYDDDFMVDFENVFHFFLSDEAAVVRRSGVMGLYGSTNARHVNPLLRLLETDADDEVRAQGAATLGNFVFQSLCGLMPAFVAEKIMPVLLRTLENPLTPIIVRRRALESASYLDDERVFAFITDAYDTGDFLTQLSAVNAMGINGAHRWLPIVLDELESPYEDMRLAAVEAAGKIGDVQALSQLVRLIEEEDQDRAIREAAIEALAAIGGEEAEQILLEMVEDPDLEDLWEMMAEALEEMDWSNVFDDYLMLDFGADDDDDEDAEPWL; encoded by the coding sequence ATGAATCGTAAGACGCCTTTTGCTGATGTTATGCACGCTTTGATGTCCGATCCGGCCATGCAAACGCGGTATCTGTACCGGCTATCGGACATGGAGCATGAGGAGATGCTTGCTTTCCAGGCGATGTGGCCTGCTTTTCCCGTGGGACGTCGGTCGTTGATTGCCCACCACCTCAACCAGATTTACGATGACGATTTCATGGTGGATTTTGAGAATGTGTTTCACTTTTTCCTTTCTGACGAGGCGGCCGTGGTGCGGCGGTCGGGCGTGATGGGGTTGTATGGCTCCACGAATGCGCGCCACGTCAATCCCCTTTTACGCCTGCTGGAGACGGATGCGGATGATGAGGTACGAGCACAGGGGGCGGCGACGTTGGGGAATTTTGTGTTTCAATCTTTGTGTGGGTTGATGCCGGCATTTGTCGCCGAAAAAATCATGCCCGTCCTCCTCCGCACCCTGGAAAATCCCCTCACCCCCATCATCGTACGTCGGCGCGCCCTCGAATCCGCCAGCTACCTGGACGACGAGCGCGTCTTTGCCTTTATCACCGACGCCTACGACACCGGCGACTTTCTCACTCAATTGAGCGCCGTCAACGCCATGGGCATCAACGGCGCGCATCGCTGGCTCCCCATCGTTTTGGACGAACTGGAAAGCCCCTATGAGGATATGCGCCTGGCTGCCGTGGAAGCCGCGGGCAAAATCGGCGATGTACAGGCCCTGAGCCAGTTGGTGCGCCTGATTGAAGAAGAGGACCAGGATCGAGCGATCCGGGAAGCGGCCATTGAGGCGTTGGCGGCGATTGGCGGCGAGGAGGCGGAGCAGATTTTGCTAGAAATGGTGGAGGACCCGGACCTGGAAGACCTGTGGGAGATGATGGCGGAAGCGCTGGAGGAAATGGACTGGTCCAACGTTTTTGATGATTATCTGATGCTGGATTTTGGCGCGGATGACGACGATGACGAGGACGCGGAACCGTGGCTCTGA
- a CDS encoding sugar phosphate isomerase/epimerase — MLSINSDYVKDDGDPSPYLRQVADAGISHIHWCHHWDGDYVYAPAEIDQIGRWLRDFGLQLRDLHASEGTEKYWLASEEYARLAGLDLVRNRMEMTAALGGHVIVLHLQPQPKMKMFQGAYWDRLRRSLDALLPSARRFGVRLALENLMFDNYATIEQALASYPPDFLGVCYDSGHGNFVGEGLPFLRRVADRLLAVHLHDNDGTGDPHDFPFRGSVDWTLLTQLLAGSSYEGPLTLEVHLSGAGMSDEAAFLRQAVAVGERLTRMVHDARDAR, encoded by the coding sequence ATGTTGTCCATTAACTCTGATTATGTCAAGGACGACGGCGATCCTTCTCCTTATTTGCGGCAGGTGGCGGATGCCGGCATTTCCCACATCCACTGGTGTCATCATTGGGATGGCGATTACGTCTACGCGCCCGCCGAAATAGACCAGATTGGTCGCTGGCTGCGCGACTTTGGCCTGCAACTGCGCGACCTGCACGCCTCCGAAGGCACGGAGAAGTATTGGCTCGCCAGCGAAGAGTACGCCCGGCTTGCCGGCCTGGACCTGGTGCGCAACCGCATGGAGATGACGGCGGCACTGGGGGGGCACGTCATCGTCTTGCACCTGCAACCCCAGCCCAAAATGAAAATGTTCCAGGGGGCCTACTGGGACCGTCTGCGCCGCTCGCTGGACGCGCTGCTGCCGTCGGCGCGCCGGTTTGGCGTGCGTCTGGCCCTGGAAAACCTGATGTTTGATAATTATGCCACTATTGAGCAGGCGTTGGCTTCCTATCCGCCGGATTTTTTGGGCGTCTGCTACGACTCCGGGCACGGGAACTTCGTGGGGGAGGGGTTGCCGTTTTTGCGGCGCGTGGCCGACCGGCTGCTGGCGGTGCATTTGCACGATAACGATGGGACCGGGGACCCGCATGACTTCCCTTTTCGTGGCAGCGTTGACTGGACGCTGCTGACCCAATTGTTGGCGGGGTCTAGCTACGAGGGTCCGCTGACGTTGGAGGTGCATTTGTCGGGGGCGGGGATGAGCGATGAGGCGGCTTTTTTGCGGCAGGCGGTTGC
- a CDS encoding site-2 protease family protein codes for MFIYDVLAFFLVLGPIVLIHELGHFISAVRLGVRVEEFGLGLPPRAVTLFERSGIKYTLNWLPLGGFVRPAGEDDPSVPDGLAASPKRVRFAVLFSGPLANFLLAFLLFWVAYMITAVPVYDDTHVAIVSVDADSPAAAAGLLPGDVVDQVDGQAISDADALVALVQASPEKALTFAIERDGAARTLTVLPARVDNGSAVIGRIGAGLGAAPTGETITYGPLAAAGQSVKQVGDIIMLTVRVPVMLVRGEVSVSEVGFIGPPNIARASRQSAQMSLASGDWFPFLSFVAFINVALGFTNLLPIPALDGGRILFVLIEALRGRRIAPEKEATVHMVAIMLLLGLMVLIFVHDLMNPIDLFGP; via the coding sequence ATGTTTATTTATGACGTACTGGCATTTTTCCTGGTCCTGGGGCCAATTGTTCTCATTCACGAATTGGGGCACTTTATCTCCGCGGTGCGCCTGGGGGTGCGCGTGGAGGAATTTGGCCTGGGTCTGCCGCCGCGAGCGGTGACGCTATTTGAGCGCAGCGGCATCAAGTATACGCTGAACTGGCTGCCGTTGGGCGGCTTTGTGCGTCCGGCGGGCGAAGACGACCCCTCCGTGCCTGATGGTCTGGCCGCCTCGCCGAAGCGGGTGCGTTTTGCCGTCCTCTTCTCCGGTCCACTGGCGAATTTCTTGCTGGCGTTCCTTCTCTTCTGGGTGGCCTACATGATCACGGCCGTGCCTGTTTACGATGACACCCACGTGGCGATTGTGAGCGTGGACGCCGATTCGCCGGCGGCGGCGGCGGGGCTGCTGCCGGGGGACGTGGTGGACCAGGTGGATGGGCAGGCGATCAGCGACGCGGATGCGTTGGTGGCGCTGGTGCAGGCCTCGCCGGAAAAGGCGCTCACGTTTGCGATTGAGCGGGACGGCGCGGCGCGGACGCTCACGGTCTTGCCGGCGCGCGTGGACAATGGGTCCGCCGTGATTGGACGCATTGGGGCGGGATTGGGAGCCGCCCCTACGGGTGAGACGATTACTTACGGACCGCTGGCGGCGGCGGGGCAGTCGGTGAAGCAAGTGGGCGACATCATCATGCTCACTGTGCGCGTGCCGGTGATGCTGGTGCGCGGGGAAGTGAGTGTGAGCGAGGTGGGGTTCATTGGCCCGCCGAACATTGCCCGCGCCAGCCGCCAATCGGCGCAGATGTCGCTGGCATCGGGGGATTGGTTCCCGTTCCTCTCTTTTGTGGCCTTCATTAACGTGGCGCTGGGGTTCACCAATTTGCTGCCGATTCCGGCGCTGGATGGGGGGCGTATCCTGTTTGTGCTGATTGAGGCGCTACGTGGACGGCGGATCGCTCCGGAAAAAGAGGCCACGGTACACATGGTGGCAATCATGCTGTTGTTAGGGCTGATGGTGTTGATATTTGTGCATGATTTGATGAATCCCATCGATTTGTTTGGTCCGTAG